One part of the Arachidicoccus terrestris genome encodes these proteins:
- a CDS encoding DUF4197 domain-containing protein — MKKPLMVLTLAFACTAMSCGNLNQIASSLPGVGTTTGNTQNTAIKDLLTNSVLAGIGNLGSNGGFLNNSLYKILLPPEAQKVAGTLTTLGLGSIVNKAVTQINHSAEGAVTLAKPIFINAIKSMSISDAAGLITGGDGSITNYFKTKTTSQLMTAFTPVIEKSLKENDATKYYGQIADTYNKVPLVKNKLNPDLSNYVAGKAIDAMFSQMLTAEKDIRHNPAKQTTAALKAIFGSK, encoded by the coding sequence ATGAAAAAACCATTGATGGTTTTAACCCTGGCATTTGCCTGCACGGCGATGTCCTGCGGCAACTTAAATCAAATCGCATCTTCCCTTCCGGGCGTCGGCACAACAACCGGCAATACCCAAAACACCGCAATCAAAGATCTGCTGACCAACAGCGTTTTGGCAGGCATCGGCAATCTGGGAAGCAATGGCGGATTTTTGAACAATTCACTTTATAAAATCCTGTTGCCGCCGGAAGCGCAAAAAGTAGCCGGTACCTTGACCACGCTCGGGCTTGGAAGTATAGTCAATAAAGCCGTAACCCAGATCAATCACTCGGCAGAAGGGGCAGTAACCTTGGCTAAGCCCATTTTTATCAATGCCATTAAATCGATGTCTATCAGTGATGCTGCAGGGCTGATCACCGGCGGTGACGGCTCCATTACCAATTATTTTAAGACAAAGACAACCAGTCAGTTGATGACGGCTTTCACACCGGTGATCGAAAAATCACTGAAAGAAAATGACGCCACCAAATATTACGGCCAGATCGCCGACACCTATAATAAGGTTCCGCTGGTTAAAAACAAACTGAATCCGGATTTAAGCAATTACGTAGCCGGTAAAGCCATTGATGCCATGTTCTCTCAAATGCTGACCGCTGAAAAAGACATCCGTCATAACCCGGCCAAGCAAACGACAGCCGCGTTGAAGGCAATTTTTGGCAGCAAATAA